DNA from Halobaculum sp. XH14:
CGCGTGGGTGGCGGCGACGGAGATCGCCTCCTGGCCCGCGATCGCGGCGTAGGTTCCGACGCGCCCCTGCCGCTGGAGGCTCACCGCGCGCTCGTCGAACCGGCGGGTCGTCCACATGTCGCGGTAGAGGTCGACGAGCACGTCGTCGGCGACCTCGGGGACTGGACGGACCGGGTCGCCGTCGGCGTCGAGCACCCGGTAGACGTCGCCCATCGGGTCGTCCACCTCGGCGTCCGCTTCGCCCGGCGCGTCCGCCCCGTCTCGACGTGTCATGTGGGCACGTGTCACTCGGGGTGCCTATCGGTTCCGGTCGAACAGACGAGGGGAACTCACTCGAAGGAACCTCGATCGGCCGTCCCGCTCAGAGCATCCGGCGGAACTCCCCGAGCGGGGGGAACTCCAGCGTCTCGCGCGCGTCGGGGTCGCGGACGGCCGGCCGGAGCGCGTTCGCGTCGGTCACGAGCGGCGAGTCGAAATCGCGCGTCCCCATCCCGTTCACCGCCACGCCGGCCGCGAGTCGCGTGAACGCGGGGAGCATCAGCACGTCCGCGTCCCGGAACTGGCCGTCACCGTAGAGGAAGCACGGGCGGCGGGCTCCCTCGACGTCGATGGTCGGGTGGTCGTGGCCGACGACGTAGCAGTCGGCGTCCTCGTCCCGAGGCGGGGTCTCGTGGCCGTGGCGGACGACGACCCGCTCCCCGTCGGCGTCCAGCGCGTAGGCGTCGTAGACCGTCCCGTCCCAGACCTCGTGGAGCACCGTGTCGTGGTTGCCGGCGACGACGACCGGCGACGCGCCAGCATCGCGGCAGGCGTCGACGAGGCCGCCGAGCGACCGGTCCGTGGCGAGGGAGGCGCGGCCGAACTCGTGGAGGACGTCGCCCGCGAACACGACCTCGGCGGGGGCACAGTCGGCGAGAAGCGTCTCGAGTCGTCCCCTCAGGTCGGTGCCCTCGCCGAGCGGGTACTCGACGTCCGACGCCTCGGCGCGGCCGACGTGAAGGTCCGCACAGATGAGCGCGTCGGCCCCCGGGAGGAACACGGCGCGGTCGCGAAAGCGAAACGAAGCCACGAGTCGTGGGTCGCGCCCGAGCGGCTAAGGGGTGTCGCCCGGCAGGGTGTGGCGGCCAACCGGCGGAGCGCCCGCTTCAGGAACGACCGGCCGACCACGAGGCGGAAGCGACACGCGCTTGTGTCCCGGGTGACTCCCCGGTACCATGGAGGCGACCACCGACGGACGGTTCCGGGTGCTCTCCCACGCGGACGACGAGTACGTGCTCGTCGATCTCACGCCGGTCGAGGACCCGGCCGACGCGTACGAACCGGTCCGGGTCGCCGCCGAGGGGTACGGCGACGATCTCGCCGAATCGGTGGCGGAACTCGAACCTGGGGTGGTCGTCGACGCGGAGCTGATCTGGACCGACGGCGAGGCGCGGTTCCGCTCGGTCTCGGTCCGCCGCCGGGGCCGGGTCGCGTTCGCCGACGACGTCGAGAACCTCTTCGAGGCGGCCCGCGAGACGTGGCGGGACGCGCGGGCCGCCGGCGACGCGATGGCCTCGCGGGTCACCCGCGACACCGACGGCGAGCCGAACGGCGCGCTGTACGTCTTCGCCGACGCCGGCGCCCGCGACCTGCTCGCCGAGTTCCGGAGCGGGACGACGCCGCTCGAACCGCTGATCGAGCGGGTGAACGCGGAGGAGATGGACGGTGAGGCCACGGACGCGGACCCGACGACCGATGACGGGAGTTCGGACCCGAGCGAGCCGCCCGAGCGCGAGGCGTTCGTCCTCCGCCCCCGGGACGGCGAGTTCGTCGTCGTCTACGTCGCCTTCGAACCGGGCGGGCTGCTGGCGCGGACCGTGCGGGACACGTACTTTTGAACCCCCGGGCGGGCCCCAGCGACGCCGAACGGGCGAACCTCGTGCCGGCCGCTGCGCTCCCGACGTGATCGACACGCTGGCGAGCGGGAGCAGTCGAGCGGGCCGTCGAACCGGAATCAGGAGCGCGGGGACAGCCCGGACGTGGTCGTCACTTCGCGCGGTCAATCGGCACCGGAGCCGACG
Protein-coding regions in this window:
- a CDS encoding DUF6663 family protein; amino-acid sequence: MEATTDGRFRVLSHADDEYVLVDLTPVEDPADAYEPVRVAAEGYGDDLAESVAELEPGVVVDAELIWTDGEARFRSVSVRRRGRVAFADDVENLFEAARETWRDARAAGDAMASRVTRDTDGEPNGALYVFADAGARDLLAEFRSGTTPLEPLIERVNAEEMDGEATDADPTTDDGSSDPSEPPEREAFVLRPRDGEFVVVYVAFEPGGLLARTVRDTYF
- a CDS encoding metallophosphoesterase, whose amino-acid sequence is MASFRFRDRAVFLPGADALICADLHVGRAEASDVEYPLGEGTDLRGRLETLLADCAPAEVVFAGDVLHEFGRASLATDRSLGGLVDACRDAGASPVVVAGNHDTVLHEVWDGTVYDAYALDADGERVVVRHGHETPPRDEDADCYVVGHDHPTIDVEGARRPCFLYGDGQFRDADVLMLPAFTRLAAGVAVNGMGTRDFDSPLVTDANALRPAVRDPDARETLEFPPLGEFRRML